The following nucleotide sequence is from Microbacterium imperiale.
GAGCGGCGCAGCGCGGCCGCGTACGCCGCGCCGTCGCGCCGCAGCGGGTCGTACTCGGCGGTGAGCACGACCGCGGGCGGCAGGTCTGCGTGCGACGCGGCCCGCATCGGCGACGCGTACGACTCGTGAGCGCGACGGCGGTCGCCGAGGTAGGTGCGCGCGACCGACACCAGTTCGCGCACGGCGATGAATGCGGGGATGCCGAGCGCGTAGGTCGCGCGCAGGTCGATCCAGCGGCCGGTGAGGTCGGTGACGGGCACCTCGAGGATCTGCACCGCGATGGGATGGCGCGAGCGGTCGCGGTTCATGAGGGTCAGGGCGGCGGCGATGTTGCCGCCCGCCGAGGCCCCCGACACCCCCAGGCGGCGCGGGTCGATCCCGAGCGCCTCGGCCTCGTCGTGGACCCACTCCCACGCGGCGTGCGCCTGCTCGATCTGCGTCGGATAGCGGTGCTCGGGCGCGAGCGAGTAGTCGACCGCGATGAGGACGACACCGGATGCCTCAGCACGGCGCCGGCAGGCGGCATCCGCCGTCGGGTAGTCGATGCCGCCGATGCGGAACGCCCCGCCGCCGAAGACGAGGCACGCGGGGGCGGGCTCACCGGCGACGAGCGTGCTGGGCCGGTACACGCGCACCCGCACGTCGGGGTAGCCGGGCACCGGCACGAGGTGCTCGGTCGTCGCGATGGGCGGGCCGGGGGTGCCGACGGTGCGCAGCTCCTGCCGGTCCCACGACAGCGCGGCCTTGCGGTGGCGCTCGCGCGGGGTCATCACCCGCTTCGGGGCGGACTTCGCGGGGGCGGCGGGGGCGGTCTCGGTCGGCGGCGTCGACGCGGCGCCCGGGACGCCGTCCGCCGCGGGGGGACGGCCCGCGCTCGGCCGCACCGCGGCGAACCGGGAGGTCAGCGAGCGCCACGCCTGCCGCAGCAGGTAGCGACGGTGGGTGCGCAGGCGCTCGGCGAAGAATGGATCCAGCGGCATGATGCTCCTCCCGGTCCGTCGAGGATATCGAGGGCGCACGCGTCGATGGCCCGGGTCTCGAGTGAGATCCGGGCCATCGCGGCGTGCGGTGCGCGGTGTCAGGCTCCGAGGAAGGGCACGACGAACAGCAGGATGGTGATCACCGGGCCGATGACGACCATCGACAGACCCCAGATCATGAGGTGCCGGTACAGCCGGGGTCGGTCCTCCTCGGGACCCGAGGCGACGATCGTCGCACCGGTCGTCCCGAACGGGGCGCAGTCGACGAGGGACGCCGAGATCGCCAGCGCGTAGATGAAGCCGGTCATCTCGAGGCCACCGCCGGGCACGAGCAGCGGCACCGCGAGCGGGACGAGCGCGCCGATGATGCCGATGGTCGAGGCGAACGCCGACACGAGGGCCGCGATGACGCACAGGACGACGGCCGCGATGATCGGCACGCTGACCGAGCGGGCCGCCTCGCCGAGCTGGTCGATCGCACCGAGGCGGGTGAGGACGCCGACGTACGTGATGATGCCGCCGAGCAGCAGGATGGTGCCCCAGTCGACCTTGCCGAGCGCCTCGCGGCCGACCTTCGGGTTGATGAACGCCAGCAGGACGGCGATCGTGAGCGCGACGGCGCCGAGGTTGAGGTCGACGTCGTTGATCGTCAGCGTGAAGAAGGCGATGACCAGGACCGGGATCGAGATCAGCGTCAGCAGCTGGTAGCCGGTGAGCTTCTGCGTAGCGGTCTGGGGAAGGACGCCCGTCACACCGCTGCCGCCCCCGACCCCGCCGAGCGAGGCCGCGCCGCCGGAGGTCCGCGCCGCCTTGGCGGCACGTCCGCGCGCGATCAGCTCGCGTCCGCCGAACATGAAGAACGCGACGAGCACGACGAGGGCGTTGACGCCGATCGACAGAGCGAACATGAGGCCGGCGTTGTAGGGGATCTCGGCCGCGTTCGCGACGGTCATGACGGTGATACCGACGATGCTCGTCGGGGCGAGGGCGCCGCCCACGATCGCCGAGCTCATCACGATGCCCATCATCGTCGTGTGGATGCGGTGCTTGTGCGCGAGGCTCATCGCGATGGGCACGATGGTGAACGCGGCGTGCGAGGTGCCCAGGCACGCGACCAGCGTGCCGACGACGAGCATCGCCCACGGGATCAGGGCGACGCGGTCGCCGATGAGTCGCACCGAGCGGTCGACGAGCCAGTCCACCGCTCCGA
It contains:
- a CDS encoding alpha/beta hydrolase; translated protein: MPLDPFFAERLRTHRRYLLRQAWRSLTSRFAAVRPSAGRPPAADGVPGAASTPPTETAPAAPAKSAPKRVMTPRERHRKAALSWDRQELRTVGTPGPPIATTEHLVPVPGYPDVRVRVYRPSTLVAGEPAPACLVFGGGAFRIGGIDYPTADAACRRRAEASGVVLIAVDYSLAPEHRYPTQIEQAHAAWEWVHDEAEALGIDPRRLGVSGASAGGNIAAALTLMNRDRSRHPIAVQILEVPVTDLTGRWIDLRATYALGIPAFIAVRELVSVARTYLGDRRRAHESYASPMRAASHADLPPAVVLTAEYDPLRRDGAAYAAALRRSGVEASATRYLGVTHDTPIFVGALPAARRWEAEVVAALRRI
- a CDS encoding SLC13 family permease is translated as MTVEIIALVVLVAVFAISAIRNVHMGALALVAAVLVGVLLVGEPLDDVLGGFPVDALLILLGITYLFGIARTVGAVDWLVDRSVRLIGDRVALIPWAMLVVGTLVACLGTSHAAFTIVPIAMSLAHKHRIHTTMMGIVMSSAIVGGALAPTSIVGITVMTVANAAEIPYNAGLMFALSIGVNALVVLVAFFMFGGRELIARGRAAKAARTSGGAASLGGVGGGSGVTGVLPQTATQKLTGYQLLTLISIPVLVIAFFTLTINDVDLNLGAVALTIAVLLAFINPKVGREALGKVDWGTILLLGGIITYVGVLTRLGAIDQLGEAARSVSVPIIAAVVLCVIAALVSAFASTIGIIGALVPLAVPLLVPGGGLEMTGFIYALAISASLVDCAPFGTTGATIVASGPEEDRPRLYRHLMIWGLSMVVIGPVITILLFVVPFLGA